One Curtobacterium sp. MCLR17_007 DNA window includes the following coding sequences:
- a CDS encoding alpha/beta hydrolase, which produces MSLVPAAPQPRAVMSPDGRRIATYDFGDPDAPAVVAVHGFASAALLNWHASGWTRDLVRAGYRVVALDQRGHGASSKPHEPDAYSMDLLVADVTTVIDTYLLDDVAFLGYSLGARVGWHTAERIPDRITRAVLGGIPDADPMRRVRVDQAWAYITDGTPVEDRVTQGYLTMAANVEGNDLRALVAMVEGMRDSVEPTPLNAPAQPVLMAAGSEDGIRDSAVRLAEAAPNASFFEIPGRNHFNAPTSRAFREAAIAFLGQVG; this is translated from the coding sequence ATGTCACTCGTCCCCGCAGCGCCCCAGCCCCGCGCCGTCATGTCGCCCGACGGCCGACGCATCGCCACCTACGACTTCGGCGACCCCGACGCACCCGCGGTGGTGGCCGTGCACGGGTTCGCCTCGGCGGCCCTGCTGAACTGGCACGCGTCCGGGTGGACCCGCGACCTGGTCCGGGCCGGGTACCGCGTGGTGGCACTCGACCAGCGTGGGCACGGGGCGTCGTCGAAGCCGCACGAGCCCGACGCGTACTCGATGGACCTGCTGGTGGCCGACGTCACGACCGTCATCGACACCTACCTGCTCGACGACGTCGCCTTCCTCGGGTACTCGCTCGGTGCCCGCGTCGGGTGGCACACGGCCGAGCGCATCCCGGACCGCATCACGCGCGCCGTCCTCGGCGGGATCCCGGACGCCGACCCGATGCGCCGCGTCCGGGTCGACCAGGCGTGGGCGTACATCACCGACGGCACCCCGGTGGAGGACCGCGTGACGCAGGGCTACCTGACGATGGCGGCGAACGTCGAGGGCAATGACCTGCGGGCCCTGGTCGCGATGGTCGAGGGCATGCGGGACAGCGTCGAGCCGACGCCGTTGAACGCCCCCGCGCAGCCGGTCCTGATGGCGGCGGGCAGCGAGGACGGCATCCGCGACAGTGCCGTCCGGTTGGCCGAGGCGGCGCCGAACGCCTCGTTCTTCGAGATCCCGGGTCGCAACCACTTCAATGCCCCGACGTCGCGCGCGTTCCGCGAAGCGGCGATCGCGTTCCTCGGACAAGTGGGCTGA
- a CDS encoding NAD(P)H-hydrate epimerase, whose protein sequence is MDGYGGDQVRAAERPHLDAGEPLMRRAADGLAHIVGRLLDDPAERPDDGPGSVLLLVGSGDNGGDALFAGAALASDGRHVEVLRVGSRVHEAGLAAALGAGAVLLEGAPEQLATDAALRADLVLDAVLGIGVHGASALRSPAREVVQAIRELARDQRAPFVVAVDVPSGIDVDTGAVADDHVLQADVTVTFGGVKAGLLRGPGATLAGRIELVDVGIADDLAATEPLIRT, encoded by the coding sequence ATGGACGGCTACGGCGGCGATCAGGTTCGAGCGGCGGAGCGGCCCCACCTCGACGCGGGCGAACCCCTCATGCGGCGGGCAGCGGACGGGCTCGCGCACATCGTGGGTCGGCTCCTCGACGACCCGGCCGAGCGGCCGGACGACGGGCCGGGGTCGGTCCTGCTGCTGGTGGGCAGCGGCGACAACGGCGGTGACGCGCTGTTCGCGGGTGCCGCCCTGGCATCGGACGGGAGGCACGTGGAGGTGCTGCGCGTCGGCTCACGCGTGCACGAGGCGGGCCTGGCAGCGGCGCTGGGAGCCGGTGCGGTCCTCCTGGAGGGTGCGCCCGAACAGCTGGCGACGGACGCGGCGCTCCGCGCCGACCTGGTGCTCGACGCGGTCCTCGGCATCGGCGTGCACGGCGCGTCCGCGCTCCGTTCCCCGGCCCGCGAGGTCGTCCAGGCGATCCGCGAACTGGCCCGCGACCAGCGCGCACCGTTCGTCGTCGCGGTCGACGTGCCGAGCGGCATCGACGTGGACACCGGGGCCGTGGCGGACGACCACGTGCTGCAGGCCGACGTCACCGTGACGTTCGGCGGGGTGAAGGCCGGGCTGCTGCGCGGCCCCGGTGCCACCCTGGCCGGTCGGATCGAACTGGTCGACGTCGGGATCGCGGACGACCTGGCCGCGACCGAGCCCCTCATCCGGACCTGA
- a CDS encoding aldo/keto reductase: MEYRLLGNSGTAVSSLTLGTMTFGSEADEATSHQMLDAFVAAGGTLVDTADVYSGNESERIIGRWLASHPTEAQQVVIATKGRFPQGDGPNDLGLSRRHLRVALDASLERLGVDHIDLYQMHAWDALTPIEETLRFLDDAVAAGKIGTYGFSNYLGYQITKAVYEAKAHGWAPPVTLQPQYNLLVRDIEHEVVPACLDAGIGMLPWSPLAGGWLSGKYQRDEAPTGSTRLGENPERGMEAWEARNGDERTWQVLDAVSAAADAHGASKSQVALAWLLARPAVTSVILGARTVSQLQDNLGAADLVLTDDELRSLTDASAPRIDDYPYGTAGVAQRERKIQGGR, translated from the coding sequence ATGGAATACAGACTCCTCGGGAACAGCGGGACAGCGGTGTCCTCCCTCACCCTCGGCACCATGACCTTCGGCAGCGAAGCCGACGAAGCCACCTCACACCAGATGCTCGACGCCTTCGTCGCGGCCGGCGGCACGCTCGTCGACACGGCGGACGTGTACTCCGGCAACGAGTCGGAGCGCATCATCGGGCGGTGGCTCGCGTCCCACCCCACCGAAGCCCAGCAGGTCGTCATCGCGACGAAGGGCCGGTTCCCCCAGGGCGACGGCCCGAACGACCTCGGGCTGTCGCGGCGGCACCTGCGCGTGGCACTCGACGCCTCGCTCGAGCGGCTCGGCGTCGACCACATCGACCTCTACCAGATGCACGCGTGGGACGCCCTCACCCCGATCGAGGAGACCCTGCGCTTCCTCGACGACGCCGTCGCCGCGGGCAAGATCGGCACCTACGGGTTCTCGAACTACCTCGGGTACCAGATCACCAAGGCGGTCTACGAGGCGAAGGCGCACGGCTGGGCCCCGCCCGTGACCCTGCAGCCCCAGTACAACCTGCTCGTGCGCGACATCGAGCACGAGGTCGTCCCCGCGTGCCTCGACGCGGGCATCGGCATGCTCCCCTGGTCGCCCCTGGCCGGCGGCTGGCTGTCCGGCAAGTACCAGCGCGACGAGGCCCCCACCGGCTCGACGCGGCTCGGCGAGAACCCGGAGCGCGGCATGGAGGCGTGGGAGGCCCGCAACGGCGACGAGCGCACGTGGCAGGTCCTCGACGCGGTCTCCGCCGCTGCCGACGCACACGGTGCCTCGAAGTCGCAGGTCGCCCTCGCATGGCTGCTCGCACGCCCGGCCGTCACGAGCGTCATCCTCGGCGCCCGGACGGTGTCGCAGCTGCAGGACAACCTCGGCGCCGCGGACCTCGTCCTGACCGACGACGAGCTGCGGTCGCTCACCGACGCCAGCGCGCCGCGGATCGACGACTACCCCTACGGCACCGCCGGTGTCGCGCAGCGGGAGCGCAAGATCCAGGGCGGACGCTGA
- the ugpC gene encoding sn-glycerol-3-phosphate ABC transporter ATP-binding protein UgpC, with protein sequence MASVTYDKATRLYPGGNRPAVDSLDLDVADGEFLVLVGPSGCGKSTSLRMLAGLEEVNSGAIRIGDRDVTDVPPKDRDIAMVFQNYALYPHMTVAENMGFALKIAGVGKEERATRVQEAAKLLDLEQYLGRKPKALSGGQRQRVAMGRAIVRQPQVFLMDEPLSNLDAKLRVQTRTQIASLQRRLGVTTVYVTHDQTEALTMGDRIAVLKDGILQQVGTPRDLYEKPNNVFVAGFIGSPAMNLLPASVLEGGISFGSLNHPVDRETLGNARSGSVTVGVRPEDIIVSNSGEGLPVTVDVVEELGADGYLYGHADVNGTRTDIVTRVDGRNHPSIGDTIVVSPKQGHVHVFDSESGERLDDKAVVSA encoded by the coding sequence ATGGCGTCCGTCACCTATGACAAGGCAACCCGTCTGTACCCCGGAGGCAACCGCCCCGCGGTCGACTCCCTCGACCTGGACGTCGCCGACGGCGAGTTCCTCGTCCTCGTCGGCCCGTCGGGCTGTGGCAAGTCCACCTCGCTCCGCATGCTCGCAGGGCTCGAGGAAGTGAACTCCGGCGCGATCCGCATCGGCGACCGCGACGTCACCGACGTCCCGCCGAAGGACCGCGACATCGCGATGGTGTTCCAGAACTACGCGCTGTACCCGCACATGACCGTCGCCGAGAACATGGGCTTCGCGCTCAAGATCGCCGGCGTCGGCAAGGAAGAGCGCGCCACCCGCGTACAGGAAGCCGCCAAGCTCCTCGACCTCGAGCAGTACCTCGGCCGCAAGCCGAAGGCGCTCTCCGGTGGTCAGCGACAGCGCGTCGCGATGGGCCGTGCGATCGTCCGTCAGCCGCAGGTGTTCCTCATGGACGAGCCGCTGTCGAACCTCGACGCCAAGCTCCGCGTCCAGACCCGTACGCAGATCGCCTCGCTGCAGCGTCGCCTCGGCGTCACCACGGTCTACGTCACGCACGACCAGACCGAGGCACTGACCATGGGCGACCGCATCGCGGTGCTCAAGGACGGCATCCTGCAGCAGGTCGGCACCCCGCGCGACCTGTACGAGAAGCCGAACAACGTGTTCGTCGCCGGCTTCATCGGCTCCCCCGCGATGAACCTGCTGCCGGCCTCGGTGCTCGAGGGCGGCATCAGCTTCGGTTCGCTCAACCACCCGGTCGACCGCGAGACGCTCGGCAACGCGCGCTCCGGCTCGGTCACCGTGGGTGTGCGCCCCGAGGACATCATCGTGTCGAACTCGGGCGAGGGTCTGCCCGTCACGGTCGACGTCGTCGAAGAGCTCGGCGCCGACGGCTACCTGTACGGTCACGCCGACGTGAACGGCACCCGCACCGACATCGTCACCCGTGTCGACGGCCGCAACCACCCCTCGATCGGCGACACCATCGTCGTGAGCCCCAAGCAGGGCCACGTGCACGTGTTCGACTCCGAGTCGGGCGAGCGCCTCGACGACAAGGCCGTCGTCAGCGCCTGA
- a CDS encoding thioredoxin domain-containing protein, translating to MTNRPEGDARAERNQRRAAARERAQRARVQQKRRQRGVRIGLQVGLGVVLLAAVTVVTLVLVDSTKPAGPGPSSMSRGGITIGQDLKAVSGAASSSPSASSTDSAEPVRITMYVDYLCPECAAFEKTNRTYIEGLVDSGVATVDIHPVATLSNRSQGTKYSLRAANAAACVAQSSPDAFWAVNRALFAAQPEQGTAGLTDAQLQRTIDRVDGVRDTGTINACIDDQRYGKWVDERTSAVTGGDVPGTTLTEFPGVPLVLVNGQRYEYSQPFTNEEFRTFVITAAGADDETATPTPTPTRTRTPTASPSASASAS from the coding sequence ATGACGAACCGCCCCGAGGGTGATGCCCGCGCCGAGCGGAACCAGCGCCGAGCAGCCGCCCGCGAGCGTGCCCAGCGAGCCCGTGTCCAGCAGAAGCGTCGCCAGCGGGGTGTCCGCATCGGTCTCCAGGTGGGACTCGGAGTCGTGCTGCTCGCCGCGGTGACCGTCGTGACGCTGGTGCTCGTCGACTCGACCAAGCCCGCCGGGCCGGGGCCGTCCTCGATGTCCCGCGGCGGCATCACCATCGGGCAGGACCTGAAGGCCGTGTCCGGCGCCGCGTCGTCGTCGCCCTCGGCGAGTTCGACCGACTCGGCCGAGCCCGTCCGGATCACGATGTACGTCGACTACCTCTGCCCGGAGTGCGCCGCGTTCGAGAAGACGAACCGCACCTACATCGAGGGCCTCGTCGACTCGGGTGTCGCCACGGTCGACATCCACCCCGTCGCGACGCTGTCGAACCGCTCGCAGGGCACGAAGTACTCCCTGCGTGCCGCCAACGCCGCTGCGTGCGTCGCGCAGTCGTCGCCCGACGCGTTCTGGGCCGTCAACCGCGCGCTCTTCGCGGCGCAGCCGGAGCAGGGGACCGCCGGGCTCACCGACGCGCAGCTGCAGCGGACGATCGACCGGGTCGACGGCGTGCGCGACACCGGCACCATCAACGCGTGCATCGACGACCAGCGCTACGGCAAGTGGGTCGACGAGCGCACCTCGGCCGTCACGGGCGGCGACGTCCCCGGCACGACGCTGACGGAGTTCCCCGGAGTGCCCCTGGTGCTGGTCAACGGGCAGCGGTACGAGTACTCCCAGCCGTTCACCAACGAGGAGTTCCGCACGTTCGTGATCACCGCCGCGGGTGCCGACGACGAGACAGCGACACCCACGCCGACCCCGACCCGCACCCGGACCCCGACCGCGTCACCGTCGGCCTCGGCGTCGGCGTCCTGA
- the cysS gene encoding cysteine--tRNA ligase has translation MTVRLYDSRAADVVDLVPLVDGHVSMYVCGPTVQSSPHIGHLRSALVYDIWRRWLTHRGYQVTLVRNVTDIDDKVLDLAAGTDEPWWARAYRVELEFSAGYAALGILPPTYEPRATASIPQMQDIIATLIERGHAYAADDGSGDVYFDTASWDAYGALTRQRRDDMVEATDADPRGKRDPRDFALWKGAKAGEPSTASWESPWGAGRPGWHIECSAMSKRYLGPAFDIHGGGLDLRFPHHENELAQSTAAGDPFASYWLHNGLVNVDGQKMSKSLGNSIFAADFLGSARPVVARYFLGAAHYRSTIDHHDGSLAEAEAALDRIAGFLDRAVTRLEGVALADAPGVPDAFAGAMDDDLAVPQALAVLHETVRTGNAALDADDAEALGVAYHQVAAMVEVLGIDPRASHWSGAGQDPSAAPLAALVDRLVQERSDARAARDFATADRVRDDLAAAGITIEDTPSGTRWSIA, from the coding sequence GTGACCGTTCGCCTCTACGACTCCCGTGCCGCAGACGTCGTCGACCTCGTCCCCCTGGTCGACGGACACGTCAGCATGTACGTGTGCGGTCCGACCGTGCAGTCGTCCCCGCACATCGGCCACCTGCGCTCCGCCCTGGTCTACGACATCTGGCGGCGCTGGCTCACCCATCGCGGCTACCAGGTGACGCTCGTCCGCAACGTGACGGACATCGACGACAAGGTGCTGGACCTGGCCGCCGGCACGGACGAGCCCTGGTGGGCACGGGCGTACCGCGTCGAGCTCGAGTTCAGCGCCGGGTACGCCGCACTCGGCATCCTGCCCCCGACGTACGAGCCCCGCGCCACGGCGAGCATCCCGCAGATGCAGGACATCATCGCCACGCTCATCGAACGCGGGCACGCCTACGCGGCCGACGACGGCTCGGGCGACGTCTACTTCGACACCGCCAGCTGGGACGCCTACGGCGCGCTCACCCGGCAGCGCCGCGACGACATGGTCGAGGCGACCGACGCCGACCCGCGGGGCAAGCGCGACCCCCGCGACTTCGCGCTGTGGAAGGGGGCGAAGGCCGGCGAACCGTCGACCGCGTCGTGGGAGTCGCCGTGGGGTGCCGGGCGTCCGGGCTGGCACATCGAGTGCTCGGCGATGTCCAAGCGGTACCTGGGCCCGGCGTTCGACATCCACGGCGGCGGACTCGACCTGCGGTTCCCCCACCACGAGAACGAGCTCGCGCAGTCGACCGCCGCTGGCGACCCCTTCGCGTCGTACTGGCTGCACAACGGGCTGGTCAACGTCGACGGGCAGAAGATGTCGAAGTCGCTCGGCAACTCGATCTTCGCGGCGGACTTCCTGGGCAGCGCCCGGCCGGTCGTCGCGCGCTACTTCCTCGGCGCCGCTCACTACCGCTCGACGATCGACCACCACGACGGCTCCCTGGCCGAGGCCGAGGCGGCACTCGACCGCATCGCCGGGTTCCTCGACCGGGCGGTGACCCGGCTCGAAGGAGTGGCGCTCGCCGACGCCCCGGGGGTTCCCGACGCCTTCGCTGGGGCCATGGACGACGACCTCGCCGTCCCCCAGGCGCTGGCCGTCCTGCACGAGACCGTCCGCACCGGCAACGCTGCGCTGGACGCGGACGATGCGGAAGCGCTCGGCGTCGCGTACCATCAGGTGGCCGCGATGGTGGAGGTGCTCGGCATCGACCCGCGGGCGTCCCACTGGTCCGGTGCCGGTCAGGACCCCTCCGCCGCACCGCTCGCCGCGCTCGTCGACCGCCTCGTCCAGGAGCGGTCGGACGCCAGGGCCGCACGGGACTTCGCCACGGCCGACCGCGTGCGCGACGACCTCGCCGCAGCGGGCATCACGATCGAGGACACCCCGTCCGGAACACGTTGGAGCATCGCCTAG
- the rlmB gene encoding 23S rRNA (guanosine(2251)-2'-O)-methyltransferase RlmB, with amino-acid sequence MKNISGNKKGRPGAVRSGRKGNKQVGSGGQGAQALEGRKPTPKAEDRPYHPAGKRKAAKERFDAARTRHGASSSTGNRTGRPPQRKSDDSELVTGRNSVLEALRTKTPSTTLYIAARIEVDDRVKEILALANHRGVPIMEIMRPELDRITGHDSVHQGVALKVPAYEYAVAEDIAERAFSRDQVPLMVALDGITDPRNLGAIIRSTAAFGGHGVIVPQRRSVGVTASAWKTSAGAAARTPVAMAPNLTQTLKSLKSMGLFVLGLDGDGDVQLDALELADRPIVIVVGSEGKGLSRLVTETCDAIVSIPISSATESLNAGIAASVTLWEVARRRRTA; translated from the coding sequence ATGAAGAACATCTCGGGGAACAAGAAGGGCCGACCCGGCGCCGTCCGTTCCGGGCGCAAGGGCAACAAGCAGGTCGGCTCCGGCGGTCAGGGTGCCCAGGCGCTCGAGGGGCGCAAGCCCACGCCGAAGGCCGAGGACCGGCCCTACCACCCCGCCGGCAAGCGCAAGGCGGCCAAGGAACGCTTCGACGCGGCGCGCACGCGCCACGGTGCCTCGAGCTCGACGGGCAACCGCACGGGCCGTCCGCCGCAGCGCAAGAGCGACGACTCCGAGCTGGTGACCGGGCGCAACTCCGTGCTCGAGGCGCTGCGCACCAAGACCCCCTCGACGACGCTGTACATCGCCGCCCGCATCGAGGTCGACGACCGCGTCAAGGAGATCCTGGCGCTCGCCAACCACCGCGGTGTGCCGATCATGGAGATCATGCGGCCGGAGCTCGACCGCATCACGGGCCACGACAGCGTGCACCAGGGGGTCGCACTCAAGGTCCCCGCGTACGAGTACGCCGTCGCCGAGGACATCGCCGAGCGCGCGTTCTCCCGCGACCAGGTCCCCCTGATGGTCGCCCTCGACGGCATCACGGACCCGCGCAACCTCGGTGCGATCATCCGCTCCACCGCGGCGTTCGGCGGGCACGGCGTGATCGTGCCGCAGCGCCGCTCGGTCGGGGTCACCGCCTCGGCGTGGAAGACCTCCGCCGGTGCGGCCGCTCGCACGCCCGTCGCCATGGCGCCGAACCTGACGCAGACCCTGAAGTCGCTCAAGTCGATGGGGCTGTTCGTGCTCGGGCTCGACGGTGACGGCGACGTGCAGCTCGACGCACTCGAGCTCGCCGACCGCCCGATCGTGATCGTCGTCGGCTCCGAGGGCAAGGGCCTGTCCCGACTGGTCACCGAGACCTGTGACGCCATCGTGTCGATCCCGATCTCGTCGGCGACCGAGTCGCTCAACGCGGGCATCGCGGCCAGCGTGACCCTGTGGGAGGTCGCGCGCCGCCGTCGTACGGCGTAG
- a CDS encoding DUF4032 domain-containing protein has protein sequence MPDSLAITAATVDPGLLDLPWDLPLDAWPDETIVALPKGISRHLVRFVHLSGYVAAVKETGEEVARSEYDMLRTLQRMDVPCVDPVAVITNRQSADGEPLHPVLVTRHLRFSLPYRALYSQTLRPDTATRLVDALALLLVRLHVIGFYWGDVSLSNTLFRRDAGSFAAYLVDAETGKLYPGGLSNGQRENDLEVARVNIAGELLDLEAGGRLDENADPVDVSNRIVAQYRTLWKELTGTEQFDVKERWRINDRVERLNALGFDIEELSIHTTEGGSQVRIQPKVVDAGHHQRRLLRLTGLDAGENQARRLLNDLDSYRARNGRDQLDEEMVAHEWVSRVFEPVIRSIPRDLRGRLEPAEVFHELLEHRWFMSQEEERSVSLPEATTAYINDVLRHRRDERLLINPPTSSITVPIPVVDVDVDADADVDVDEDEDWRANV, from the coding sequence GTGCCCGACTCCCTCGCCATCACCGCCGCCACCGTCGACCCCGGGTTGCTCGACCTGCCGTGGGACCTGCCCCTCGATGCATGGCCCGACGAGACGATCGTCGCGCTGCCGAAGGGCATCTCGCGGCACCTGGTGCGGTTCGTGCACCTGAGCGGGTACGTCGCCGCCGTGAAGGAGACCGGCGAAGAGGTGGCCCGCAGCGAGTACGACATGCTCCGCACGCTGCAACGCATGGACGTGCCCTGCGTCGACCCGGTCGCGGTCATCACGAACCGGCAGTCCGCCGACGGCGAACCCCTGCACCCGGTGCTCGTCACCCGGCACCTGCGCTTCTCGCTCCCCTACCGCGCGCTCTACTCGCAGACGCTGCGCCCGGACACCGCCACCCGTCTGGTGGACGCCCTCGCGCTGCTGCTCGTACGCCTGCACGTCATCGGCTTCTACTGGGGTGACGTGTCGCTGTCGAACACCCTGTTCCGCCGCGATGCCGGCTCGTTCGCCGCCTACCTCGTCGACGCCGAGACGGGCAAGCTCTACCCCGGTGGCCTGTCGAACGGGCAGCGCGAGAACGACCTCGAGGTCGCGCGCGTCAACATCGCCGGCGAGCTCCTCGACCTCGAAGCGGGCGGCCGCCTGGACGAGAACGCCGACCCGGTCGACGTGTCGAACCGCATCGTCGCGCAGTACCGCACGCTGTGGAAGGAGCTCACCGGCACCGAACAGTTCGACGTCAAGGAGCGCTGGCGCATCAACGACCGCGTCGAGCGGCTCAACGCGCTGGGCTTCGACATCGAGGAGCTCTCGATCCACACCACGGAGGGCGGCTCGCAGGTCCGCATCCAGCCCAAGGTGGTCGACGCCGGACACCACCAGCGCCGACTGCTGCGCCTGACCGGCCTGGACGCCGGCGAGAACCAGGCGCGCCGCCTGCTCAACGACCTGGACTCGTACCGCGCGCGGAACGGCCGCGACCAGCTCGACGAGGAGATGGTCGCGCACGAGTGGGTCTCCCGCGTCTTCGAGCCCGTGATCCGGTCGATCCCGCGCGACCTGCGCGGACGGCTCGAGCCCGCCGAGGTCTTCCACGAGCTCCTCGAGCACCGCTGGTTCATGTCGCAGGAAGAGGAGCGCTCGGTCTCGCTCCCCGAGGCGACCACCGCGTACATCAACGACGTGCTGCGGCACCGTCGCGACGAGCGGCTGCTGATCAACCCGCCGACGTCGTCCATCACCGTGCCCATCCCGGTCGTCGACGTCGACGTCGACGCCGACGCCGACGTGGACGTCGACGAGGACGAGGACTGGCGCGCGAACGTCTGA
- the msrB gene encoding peptide-methionine (R)-S-oxide reductase MsrB, with protein sequence MAYNVEKSDAEWREELSPEQYAVLRQAGTERPWTGQLLDEERAGIYTCAACGAELFKSGTKFDSGCGWPSFYESVDPQAVTLIEDKSMGMVRTEVRCANCGSHLGHVFPDGFGTPTGDRYCMNSLSLNFSEKSAAE encoded by the coding sequence ATGGCATACAACGTCGAGAAGAGCGACGCCGAGTGGCGCGAGGAACTCTCCCCCGAGCAGTACGCCGTCCTCCGGCAGGCCGGCACCGAGCGGCCCTGGACCGGTCAGCTGCTGGACGAGGAACGTGCCGGCATCTACACCTGTGCGGCGTGCGGTGCAGAGCTGTTCAAGAGCGGCACGAAGTTCGACTCGGGCTGCGGCTGGCCGTCGTTCTACGAGTCGGTCGACCCCCAGGCCGTCACGCTCATCGAGGACAAGTCGATGGGCATGGTCCGCACCGAGGTCCGCTGCGCGAACTGCGGGTCGCACCTGGGGCACGTGTTCCCCGACGGCTTCGGCACCCCCACCGGCGACCGCTACTGCATGAACTCGCTGTCGCTGAACTTCTCCGAGAAGTCCGCGGCCGAATAG
- a CDS encoding neutral zinc metallopeptidase: MTFNDDSQLQGGKVKRRGRTTGIAAGGVGGVAILVFLIAQFTGVDLSGVLGDGSGVTTIQQDGSDASPVAECRTGRDANASIDCRMEGAAESLDTYWTSESRQLGITYSTPDFFLFDGSTDTACGTASASTGPFYCPPDRAIYLDTAFYDDLQAEYGSSGGPLAQMYVVAHEWGHHVQQLQGTFADTDRSGSGAASDSVRVELQADCYAGAWAGDAATTQSANGTTFFEPFTRAQIADALSAASAVGDDSIQQRSRGQVDPDSFTHGTSAQRVRWFTQGYEQGAGTCDTLSVPASSL; this comes from the coding sequence ATGACGTTCAACGACGACTCGCAGCTGCAGGGCGGCAAGGTCAAGCGGCGCGGACGGACCACCGGCATCGCTGCGGGTGGTGTGGGCGGCGTGGCGATCCTGGTGTTCCTGATCGCGCAGTTCACCGGCGTCGACCTGAGCGGCGTCCTCGGCGACGGCAGCGGCGTCACCACGATCCAGCAGGACGGCTCCGACGCGTCGCCCGTCGCCGAGTGCCGCACGGGTCGTGACGCGAACGCCAGCATCGACTGCCGCATGGAGGGTGCCGCCGAGTCGCTCGACACCTACTGGACGTCCGAGAGCCGGCAGCTCGGGATCACCTACTCGACGCCCGACTTCTTCCTGTTCGACGGGTCGACGGACACCGCGTGCGGGACGGCCTCGGCGTCGACGGGGCCGTTCTACTGCCCGCCCGACCGCGCGATCTACCTCGACACCGCCTTCTACGACGACCTGCAGGCGGAGTACGGGTCATCCGGCGGGCCGCTGGCGCAGATGTACGTCGTCGCGCACGAGTGGGGGCACCACGTGCAGCAGCTCCAGGGCACCTTCGCCGACACCGACCGCAGCGGCTCCGGCGCCGCGTCCGACAGCGTCCGCGTCGAGCTGCAGGCGGACTGCTACGCCGGCGCCTGGGCGGGGGACGCCGCCACCACGCAGTCGGCGAACGGCACGACGTTCTTCGAGCCGTTCACGCGGGCGCAGATCGCGGACGCGCTGTCGGCCGCGAGCGCGGTCGGTGACGACAGCATCCAGCAGCGCTCGCGAGGACAGGTCGACCCCGACTCGTTCACCCACGGCACGAGCGCGCAGCGGGTGCGCTGGTTCACGCAGGGCTACGAGCAGGGTGCCGGCACCTGCGACACACTCAGCGTGCCCGCGTCCTCGCTGTAG
- a CDS encoding 2-deoxy-5-keto-D-gluconate 6-phosphate aldolase domain-containing protein, whose product MPVLDESHPLFLFAMDQRSSLLEHTYDESGGEPADEAEAERVRAGKQLVYRGVLSALAAGASREHTGVLVDERYGADVARLTKEAGLQLAMPVERSGREWFELEYGADWMAHVDAFDPDWVKVLVRDNPAFDADRRAQQADDLAAVSAALHDAGRPFLVELLVPGTDEQTASVDDYDRDLRPDLVVQVLEYLQDHGVEADVWKLEGLDRREDAERVVATARRDGRDAVQCIVLGRDAPQDQLDAWLRTAASVDGFVGFAIGRSNWEEPLEDVVREHLDTTAAQDLIAANYRHFVDTWLEARGGVEHGVDAGGI is encoded by the coding sequence ATGCCCGTTCTCGACGAATCCCACCCCCTCTTCCTGTTCGCGATGGACCAGCGGTCGTCGCTGCTGGAGCACACCTACGACGAGTCCGGCGGCGAACCCGCGGACGAGGCCGAGGCGGAGCGCGTCCGCGCGGGCAAGCAGCTCGTCTACCGCGGGGTGCTGTCGGCACTGGCCGCCGGCGCGTCCCGCGAGCACACCGGGGTGCTGGTCGACGAGCGCTACGGCGCGGACGTCGCCCGGCTCACGAAGGAGGCCGGGCTGCAGCTCGCCATGCCCGTCGAGCGCTCCGGTCGCGAGTGGTTCGAGCTCGAGTACGGCGCCGACTGGATGGCCCACGTCGACGCCTTCGACCCGGACTGGGTGAAGGTGCTCGTCCGCGACAACCCCGCGTTCGACGCCGACCGTCGTGCGCAGCAGGCCGACGACCTGGCCGCCGTGTCCGCTGCCCTGCACGACGCCGGTCGGCCGTTCCTGGTGGAGCTCCTGGTCCCCGGCACCGACGAGCAGACGGCCTCCGTCGACGACTACGACCGCGACCTGCGCCCGGACCTGGTCGTTCAGGTGCTCGAGTACCTGCAGGACCACGGGGTCGAGGCCGACGTCTGGAAGCTCGAGGGGCTCGACCGACGCGAGGACGCCGAGCGTGTCGTCGCCACCGCGCGTCGCGACGGCCGGGACGCCGTGCAGTGCATCGTCCTCGGTCGCGACGCCCCGCAGGACCAGCTCGACGCGTGGCTGCGCACCGCGGCGTCGGTCGACGGCTTCGTCGGGTTCGCGATCGGCCGCAGCAACTGGGAGGAACCGCTCGAGGACGTCGTCCGCGAGCACCTCGACACCACGGCTGCCCAGGACCTCATCGCCGCGAACTACCGGCACTTCGTCGACACCTGGCTCGAGGCCCGCGGCGGGGTCGAGCACGGTGTGGACGCCGGCGGGATCTGA